A segment of the Trifolium pratense cultivar HEN17-A07 linkage group LG7, ARS_RC_1.1, whole genome shotgun sequence genome:
AGTAGGATCAATAGAGAGATTATTACTTGCTGTAAAACCTTCCACTGACGTTTTTAGGATGAACTTCCATTTTCCCTCTGAAAAAAGCCCAAATATCTCGCCGTCCATCTACCGGTGCTTTCTCAAGCGTCCTCCGTACCTTTTCCGGTGAAACATACGGCGGTATCACCACATTCTCAACATCTTGACAAGGATGTTTATACTCAACCCCAAACGTTTGCAACACAATCGAATTCTTCAATATCTCCGGTATTCCCTCACCAATGGCATTATCCTCCTACACAAACAAAAAGTCAAAATCAAAATGCGcgtaactgcagagactaattaTACGAAGTaactaaaatattttcttaaatggAACCAATGTTAGATTACATACCAGGGTATGAAAACATGCGCCGAAATCATGAGAAGCGACGAAAACATGGTCGGATCCTCTGCTTCGATTCCAGAATGGATATTCGGTGGAAATGAGTTCAACGGCCGAGGAAATAAGAGCACGGGCATGTCCAATTGCCGGAAAACCGTTAACGGTGCTGAAGTTGCAAGAAACATAAACTGGGACGAAGAAGAAATCAGCTTCATAAGGGTCAAAAGTTCTAACATCGCTTTTCAATAATGCGGTGTGAATAGCAACTTCTGAAGCAAATAAATGTGTTTTGCACCTCCCATTTGAAAGCCAATCATTGTTGTATTTTGATGGTAGCTCATAAATAAACACCTTCAAATTTTTCAACACCCctataaaagaagaaaaaaaattattaatttttaaaacattcgCGCTctggtcttaaatataagcaaaaaaaaaaaaaatacatgtattCGTGTTTGTAATTACCTATAGTGTTATGAGAAACAACATTGGGATTAGAATTTGAGACAATGGTTGATGTTGTTGGGTTTTGTGGGTCATTGGTGATGAGATAAGAGGTGAAGAAAtatagagaaagagaaagccAAAGAACCCATTTGTAATATGTGAAAAAGAAACATGTTTTATCTTGTTGAGGTTTTGTGTTGTGTTTATTCATGAGCTTCATTTTGACATAGAATTTGTTATTCTTGAAGGGACTCTTTAGTTccaacatttttaattttctaaaaataaaagattttgaAAGAGTGGTTGAGATTGAGCTTTTAAGTATTGGTGTAGGAAGAAGTAGAGACTAAGAAATAAACAAACAATGGTATGGTAGAAGGAGAAGACCAAGAAGAAGAGGAAGGTATGAGTTAGTTGGTAAATCGTTTTTgcacaaaaaataaacaatgagGATTTGGTTTGATTAATGGATGTCAAAGAAGAGGTTGTAGGAGTgagttataattttttgttaaggGGTTTTTTGTGTTGGGATTTTGTTTTTGACCCAACCCCAATAATTGAAAAGAATGGAAAGACAGAGTAGAatgaaagaaagagagaaaaaagggagagattattgttttgtttttttagtttaagAAAGTCATGTGGGCTAGTGGTGATAATGGATCAGAATGTAACACGGCGGGTGTGTAGGTTACAATATGCTAGTTTTATTGGTTAAACAAACAGATATTCATCCACAAGTCTTAATTCAAcctataatattaattaatggaCTGATATGGATGATCATAGCATATGTGTTCCATTACATTTTGACCCGGGCACCATAAGCTCCACCTTTAACATGTCAAATCTAACTCACCTTCACCACTTAGGTCATGTTGAGCTCAATCTTCGTCACGATAAGCTCGGCGTGGTCATTCACGACATGCTGAGCTTCATCCTTAGTTCAATTACGCATAGTCATTTGAAACTCGTCTCAGCCTGCCACATGTCTTGTACGAAGGAACATATATAGTGACGTGAGCTACACGTTCTTTAGCTCTATGTGATTTACTCAGACAAGTGACATGAGATATGTGTACTTCAGCTTCACCTGATCTACACGGACAAATGACGTGAGCCGCCTCAGCTCCACGTGTTTTGTACGGACGAGCTCGATATGAATATCAGAGTCATAGCTTATTGGGCCTGGACATCCAAATCTTAGAGAAGGCCCATCGGGTAAAGGAATTATGGACTATAAAAGTGGCGCTTAGGAGAAAATAGGGGAGATTCATTCTTGGAGTTTCTCTTGTGTTACTCCATAGAGTAGCTCACCCTTTGTACTTTATGTTTACACATGTgaacaattaatattattagattgaatatttttgtttaaGTTCGAACTCTAGATATTTAAGTGATGTGTGTAATTTCGTCTcctaaatcaaaattaaaaatacacaGGTGAAACGAATAATGACACATTAATTTTTACTGTTGAATTAACAATCTTATCATCATATCAAATATATGACTACACTCAAGAGATTAAATTATTTCTAAATGGTATAACACATTCTTGATGCgtgattttattaatttttttaaaatatttttatagcattatttttaaaaatactatcAATACTAAATATGAATCCTCTTTCGGACGGTTGTTATTGTAAATATTCATgatataatgaaaataaattgagaGGTCACTCTCTATCACTATCTTAGGAAAACAAATTTTAGATCAGATTTTCATGCTAAGTTGAAATCGACGAACAACAATAAACTTGTTATATATATGAGAGTCTCTACCTGGAGATTTCGAGAAGATTCTTCTTGCTGATACATTTAGGTTAATTCACTTATACAGTctaatttcttcttttgccattttttttaaaatgtgaacATCTCTTTTAGCAGATCTCACTATATTATGAGATTTTAACCCTTAATCGAGCCAGCCAATGTCGGGAATTAAATACTTTTAggtcatatttttgttttataatcgTAATTATTACATTCTAATATGAGATTTGTTATTATAGTTTATAATCAGCCTAACATGATATCAAGCTCTCATGGGGAGATGGTACAGCTAATGATCACTATTTGaagcaatgcaatgcaatgagGGCAGAATAAAACAGGACATGAAGCTTTTAGCTTTTAGAAAATCAAAAATTTTCATGTTtcttatattaaattattaatcaaAGCTGGATAAGATGCTTACTAAAAAAAATGCTCGTATCACATCTTAGATTTATGGCAATTAATGAACATTGAACTTGCACATGCATTAAACAAATTAACAGTTGGAAAGTTCGAAATGTGATTGGAATTTGGAATAAATGGAATAATATTAGAAGGACATTGAGTTTGACAgggaaacatataaaaaaacaacttaaaagtaaattACAAAGTTCACAACCAAAGATGTTGTGGGTCTAGCACTTACAAAGGTCGAActgaaaaaacatttttttatcatgAAAAAACACTTCTTTATACACTTTTCACTAAATTAATATAAGgaataatattgttttttttaaaaggaataATATAACTAGTATTAACATCATCAACCTAAGAATTTGTAAGACTTCGACTTCAATCTATGAAATGCTGCAATGTATTTCTTCGTGCATGTTTGGAATCATATGAACTTGCCAAAAGCATGGAGAATCAtcatgattttgaattttgataatagATACTCCCTCAAGCCATAAATATAAGGAAAATTGGACTATATAATTGTCTAGATAcaataattattcaataaatctgaaaagtacagttttgcttataattatgtCAAGAGGGAGTAATtttatagttttaaaaaaaatttacgaTTAGTGTAACAAATTCTAATGCATACATTTATAATTCGTATGATAGTGTCATTCTTTTGATTAGAGTAACAAAATTGTCAAAGTTCACACCGGTTTAACATATGTTGTGTTTGATATCAGTAGATTGAAGTCGTCGTATAATTCTATTTGTAATTATAAGAATGATCTAATATTGGACTAGGGGGAGTCTCTCTGAACTGAATCAACACATAATAACCCACACAAGTGTGGATAATTAAACACCTCACATCTTTACCTAAAATCTTATAGCATTGAGGTTTATAAGTCATTTCTTTTATAATGTTGTTCAACATCAATTCTTCCACAGTTCcaccccctcaagtgtgagacTTTAATTTTCACGTCCACACCCAACACTAAATTTAACTTACACTTGATATATCTCAACATTTAAAACTTTCAATAGTAAAAAATGATGTTATAAAATGTTTTGGTACTCCCTaaggtgtgttttttttttgagagattaaaattataatcttaAGAATATTACTCCTTAATGTGTTTGTTTCTAGGCATAATTTataaaaacttgaaacaaacatgaGAATGAAAGATTCATAAAATTACATTCTTTAGAATAAATTTGTAATCCATGAAACGAACACCCCCTAATTATACGGTAAATGTTTTCAATATAAATCTTTTTTCATCTTTTCACATAATTCTTTCAACAAATAAACACACTTTTATGATACAATttttgatattaaattaaataataaataaaaattttaaaaatgactGCCCACTTGTCTTTATACTAAAAAACcactaataatttaattttgttttttttttttgtttttatattaatagTGTAGTAATTGGGACCACGAGAGCTTGAATGGGGCGTAAGTTGTACAACACTAATAATAGGCACGTTATGTGTTTTTTTACTCGATTGTTTAGTAGAGATATAAATATAGTACATAAATGTAGATATACATATCATGGTTAGTGGCAACGTTATTGTCTTCattcattttatcaaaaaataattccCATGTTCAAATGTTCCCCATTAAAATGGAGCATCTTCAAAGACTCACATGTCACATATATGCCTTAAATGAAAGataaaaggaacaaaaaaaaaagataaaatatgtcTATTTGACTTTTAATTTTGTGGCACTTGGAGTTGCTTAACTAGCAATGTTCATTTAACAACTTTGATTAATAATTTGATCATCCAATGTGTTTGTGTTAAGGTGCATGGCCAATATTCTTCAAAATGAACAAAGATCTTTTGATAAAGTTGGAAGTCTTATCAATGCAAtatgaacttatgaaaattggaAGGATAGCTCCAATAGGAGGTTTGAGCtggaaaattaaattaaaaggtcCTACAACATTTTGAAGCATTAATTGGCCCTACAACAATGGGTCTTAGCTGTGCAAGCACATGCACAACCCAAGCAAAGATAGGAGGACATGAGTCGCACTATAGGACGTGCTGCCTTATGCCCTTATTGTGATAGAATATtccaaatatgttttttttacagtaaggatatgtttggtaaaaatattgaTCACCAATAAGTTAACTGATGGAGGATAACAATGTTTGATAAGTTACTTGAAGCGTTTAATAAAATTAGTTTATTAATTAGTTGATAATCgtaaaatgaaataataaaaaaaaaaaaacttaaggcAAAACattaagagagagagaaacgCCAAAACCACAAGAGAGAGATAAATCACATACTGTAATAATTCATTAAAAATTTTAAGACATTAAATAAATGAATCAtatctcttataaatttaacattaatttatacATAATCGATATGAGATTTAACTACTCACACTAAAACATCGTACAATAGTTTTCTCTGGTGTGGATTCTCacatcctatatatatatttgatcaaaTACCATGATCTACTCTCGCTCTTCCACCGCCAAGCCGAACcagagctctgatgccactTGTTGGAGAATCAACGAGAGTGTCGAGAGTAACAGTATGAGTCAAATGCTCTACGACCAAAAGAGAGGGAGACATCACCTTTAGAGGAATCACTCAACTAGTTCATAAATATGAGTCAAACCAACTTTGAAAATATGCAAGCCACAGTGGCTGATCAAGGAGCGTCAATAAAAAATCTGAAAACGTAAATAGGTCAGCTATCTAAactttgttactaatttttctcaaatttatgCTGGAAATACGGTGGACAATCCAAAGATAGAGTAATATAAGGTTGtgggagaaaaagaaaaaggtgaaaataaaaatatagaaaaagagaagaaaaaaaagagagaagaatgagaaggagcTATTACAGTTCCAAAAATGGTTCAAACAGTTGGGCGTGACTCTGGAAAAAGTCCACGAAGAATTCATGGGAGAACTACAAATGCAATATCAAGAAGACAAAGTGCACGTTGCAGAATGTAGCCATTGTGTGTGAAGTAAACTCCGGCCGAAACGTGAAGATCCAAGAAGATTCACCGTTCTCTGTTGCATTGGTAAAGCTAAAGAAAAGGCCTTGTGTGATCTCAAGAGGGACAGAGGTAGTAATTTATACGGGAACTTATACTTCTACTCGTATATTAATATgtgtgtctatttttttttttttataatttttacgcgGACTATATTtctacttatatattaatatatgtctACTTTTTTATAATCTCTACACGAACATATATGTGTTCTTGTTTGTCCTTTGAAAGTGGCATTAAAAAAAGGGACCGAGAAAAATCTCAAAGAGGATATTATATTTAGGGACGAAGATAGTAATTTCTACGGGgacctatatttctactcatatattaattaatacaaagtgactatttttatatattttgtacttaaaattttttaatttttttcacgGTCATCTTTAATACATTATTGAAACCTCTTGCAAaaggttaattttttattgagagattaattaaatatgaatttttatgaataACTAATATACACGTGACAAGTTGtcatcaataaattttttaaataatttgtatACACAGTATAAAATGTtgttgataaaaatttaaattaactaCTATATACGGGAAAACAAGTTGCTGCTAATGAAAAATTTTAATTGCTATACACGGAGAACaaatttttgttgataaaaaatttgaataactATTATACGTGGAAAATAAGTTATTCCTGATGAAAAATGTAAGTAACTAATATATTTGTCAACGAAACCTAAAATAACTGTGAGTCTAGTCAGTAGGAACTCATATTACTACTCCATTATTATTtgaactaaaatatatttttaaccttttataatttattttaacttaAAACTAATATAATACTCGTGCGTACGCACGGGTCCCGGAGTTGCcgcgatattttttttatcttagcGAATATTGTATAGTACGAAATTGTTCCtgttataaaattattcatcATTGTAAAAATTGTTGTCCGGTGTATGATAACTATATAGTAACTCATTAAGGTCTCAGGTTTAATTATCTCTGGTGTTAATTTGAGTGAGataatttaacttcttcaaaaaaaaaataacggtTAAAGTTGAAGAATAATTAGTCATAAATTATAAGCTCATTactaataaaaaactaataaaaataagcaAAAGAAATAAGTATAAAATAGGCGTATCAGCTTATCAGGtcccaaagaaaaagaagatatcCAGCAAAAGCTACAATCCTAACAAAGGGAATTACTCTACAAGATTCAGGGTAAGAGTATTTCCAAAGGTGTTGTAAAACGGTTTACtgactttaaataaaaaacagaaaatggattttcaaaattggcaacgaaataaattattggctgagtcgcgtactaggtcgctttctttaagacgtttcgcggaactactcgaagaagtgcactgtagtatatcaaccgcgaagtccccaggataaaacagccgttttcaatgaaaatatcgataaactactgcactgtagtatcggccagaataacaccaagtatggtcgaaatttcgaaccactctaattgatatacgaatatcaattctacggcaacaaccgttcaaattttgaaacaagaaaaattaatatcgaagaagaaaatgagagaaggaaagaagcagttttctcagaatgcagagaaaaagaagtgagttaaaactgaagaaatgaagtggtatttataggcaagtagggagctggaatcagagCAATTTCAGGAGCTGAAGGCACACGTTTTTGACCGTTAGTTGCTCAGTCAAATTTCAAAACGTGGCATAAAAATAGGGACACGTAATTTGACCGTTTAACAGATAAAAATCTGTTCAGACTTGgtctaagcacatttaacatgtgcgatTTAAGGGACacactaaaagaaatttaaattcaaaaatttctttttcttagtattaaaaaattaatatatcacccaagcccaagcccaagcccggcccgTCCCGAGCCGAGCCGGCCGGTCGGACGGA
Coding sequences within it:
- the LOC123899689 gene encoding probable glucuronoxylan glucuronosyltransferase F8H → MLELKSPFKNNKFYVKMKLMNKHNTKPQQDKTCFFFTYYKWVLWLSLSLYFFTSYLITNDPQNPTTSTIVSNSNPNVVSHNTIGVLKNLKVFIYELPSKYNNDWLSNGRCKTHLFASEVAIHTALLKSDVRTFDPYEADFFFVPVYVSCNFSTVNGFPAIGHARALISSAVELISTEYPFWNRSRGSDHVFVASHDFGACFHTLEDNAIGEGIPEILKNSIVLQTFGVEYKHPCQDVENVVIPPYVSPEKVRRTLEKAPVDGRRDIWAFFRGKMEVHPKNVSGRFYSKRVRTEIWRKFNGDRRFYLQRHRYPGYQMEIARSVFCLCPLGWAPWSPRLVESVALGCVPVIIADGIRLPFSSAVNWPEISLTVAEKDVGKLDKILKRVAATNLTLIQKNLWDPKTRRALLFNNEIQEGDATWQVLVSLSEKLGRSYRRSMVSSELESDT